The proteins below are encoded in one region of Marinobacter sp. F4206:
- a CDS encoding thiol-disulfide oxidoreductase DCC family protein, translated as MIAPDGKLIVFYDGSCPACIKDRRWYEKLAGRTGDSVEWLDITGRDDELRQEGIDPDSALRELHVKDAQGRIHREMDAYILLMSRVPVLKPVAWLIGLPLIRPFLARLYHSWVSRRLDGQT; from the coding sequence ATGATTGCGCCAGATGGCAAGCTGATTGTGTTTTACGACGGTTCCTGTCCGGCCTGTATCAAGGACAGGCGATGGTACGAAAAGCTCGCCGGGAGGACTGGTGATTCGGTGGAATGGCTGGATATTACCGGTCGAGATGATGAACTGCGTCAGGAAGGCATCGACCCGGATTCGGCTCTGAGGGAATTGCATGTGAAGGACGCTCAGGGCCGGATTCATCGGGAGATGGACGCGTATATCCTGTTGATGTCGAGAGTGCCGGTGCTCAAGCCTGTTGCATGGCTGATCGGCCTTCCCCTGATCCGGCCTTTTCTGGCCCGGCTTTATCATTCCTGGGTGAGCAGGCGGTTGGATGGCCAGACCTGA
- a CDS encoding DUF4242 domain-containing protein, with translation MPKFMIERELPGAGKLSTGELQEISRKSCDVLEELGPRIQWLNSFVTDDKVYCLYIAPDEEMVRRHAEMGGFPVTAISEVRTTMDPTTAEPVAS, from the coding sequence ATGCCAAAGTTTATGATTGAGAGGGAGTTGCCGGGTGCCGGCAAACTATCCACTGGCGAATTGCAGGAAATTTCGAGGAAATCCTGTGATGTATTGGAAGAGTTGGGACCACGTATCCAGTGGCTGAACAGCTTTGTCACCGACGACAAGGTGTATTGTCTCTACATCGCACCTGATGAGGAGATGGTGCGTCGGCACGCGGAAATGGGCGGGTTCCCGGTTACTGCCATTTCCGAGGTCCGCACGACGATGGACCCGACCACCGCTGAGCCAGTGGCAAGCTAA
- the yeiP gene encoding elongation factor P-like protein YeiP produces the protein MPRASEIKKNSAVEYEGRVYFVKDIERSVPQGRAGGSLYRMRMYDVVTGNKIDETFKDSDMLNLADLVRRPATFSYSDGDEFVFMDSEDFTQYSLNKESIADELLFISEDTQGLMVVLVSDAPVSLALPPTVELEITETDPSIKGGSATARTKPATLSTGLVVQVPEHISTGDRIKVNVEERKFLSRA, from the coding sequence ATGCCGAGAGCCAGTGAAATCAAGAAAAATTCAGCCGTTGAATATGAAGGTCGCGTCTACTTTGTGAAGGATATCGAACGTTCGGTTCCCCAAGGCCGAGCCGGGGGCAGCCTGTATCGTATGCGGATGTACGATGTCGTGACGGGCAACAAGATCGACGAGACCTTCAAGGATTCGGACATGCTGAACCTGGCCGACCTGGTCCGCAGACCGGCCACCTTCTCGTACTCGGACGGCGACGAGTTTGTCTTTATGGACAGCGAGGACTTCACCCAGTACAGCCTCAACAAGGAGTCAATTGCCGACGAGCTGCTGTTCATCAGTGAGGATACCCAGGGCCTGATGGTCGTGCTGGTCAGCGATGCGCCGGTATCCCTTGCCTTGCCTCCGACGGTGGAACTGGAGATTACCGAGACCGATCCGTCTATCAAGGGTGGTTCTGCCACCGCCCGCACCAAACCGGCTACCCTGTCCACAGGTTTGGTGGTGCAGGTGCCGGAACACATTTCCACCGGCGACCGTATCAAGGTAAATGTGGAAGAGCGAAAGTTCCTGAGTCGCGCCTGA
- a CDS encoding NAD(P)-dependent oxidoreductase: MNVAFIGLGIMGSRMARNLLKDSSLSLTVANRSPAAVQALEAEGARGASSASEAVRNADIVITMLSDPTVLEDVAFGDEGFVAAMHRGSLWVNSSTVNPSCTRHCASGANAVGVRFLDAPVAGTKQPAEAGELTFLLGGEDTDVEGARPLLELMGQKILHVGPAGQGSAFKMLVNALLAQSMLAYAETALLGEKFGFSRDFLMDTLPNLPVSAPFLQGKSDLIREGNYEAQFPLELMHKDLHLLEQTAYEEDQPMFLASLAKTVYGSAKQSGYGREDFAAVFDFLTGKR; the protein is encoded by the coding sequence ATGAACGTCGCATTCATTGGCCTGGGCATTATGGGAAGCCGGATGGCCCGCAACCTACTCAAGGACAGCTCACTTTCCCTCACCGTTGCCAATCGGTCGCCCGCTGCGGTCCAGGCCTTGGAGGCCGAGGGTGCCCGTGGCGCCAGCTCTGCTTCGGAAGCGGTACGGAACGCCGACATTGTCATTACCATGCTGAGCGACCCGACCGTGCTGGAAGACGTCGCCTTCGGCGATGAGGGATTTGTTGCGGCCATGCACAGGGGCTCACTGTGGGTGAACAGCTCCACCGTCAACCCTTCCTGTACCCGCCACTGCGCCAGCGGGGCCAATGCCGTCGGAGTGCGATTCCTCGACGCGCCGGTGGCCGGCACCAAACAGCCCGCCGAGGCCGGCGAGCTCACCTTTCTGTTGGGGGGCGAGGACACCGATGTTGAGGGCGCGCGCCCACTTCTCGAGTTGATGGGACAAAAAATCCTTCATGTGGGGCCGGCCGGCCAGGGCAGCGCCTTCAAGATGCTAGTCAACGCCCTGCTTGCGCAATCCATGCTGGCATACGCCGAGACGGCTCTGCTGGGGGAGAAATTTGGCTTCAGTCGGGACTTCCTGATGGACACACTCCCGAATCTGCCGGTTTCGGCCCCGTTTCTCCAGGGCAAATCCGACTTGATACGGGAGGGCAATTACGAAGCGCAGTTCCCTCTCGAACTGATGCACAAGGACCTGCACTTGCTGGAGCAGACCGCGTACGAGGAAGATCAGCCTATGTTTTTGGCAAGCCTGGCCAAAACGGTCTACGGCAGCGCCAAGCAGTCCGGGTACGGTCGGGAGGACTTTGCAGCAGTATTCGATTTTCTCACCGGAAAGCGGTGA
- a CDS encoding DUF2182 domain-containing protein: MADRNTPLSGLIASGSLVTLIGLLVMASLSWLYLFGLASDMAAMSPGMMAFKHWTPEYFVLMVVMWGVMMVAMMTPSAAPMVLLYRQVARKNHLAGAMLGTALFAGGYLFVWMLFSILATALQWLLEEWALLSPQMRSQNQVFSGVVLIAAGVYQFTALKQACLRRCRGPLVFITRYWRSGLWGAFEMGIRHGAYCVGCCAALMALLFVGGVMDLSVIAAIAGVVLLEKLMPGGDWLARGIGALAIALGVILMVGGPFTAFR; this comes from the coding sequence GTGGCTGACAGGAACACTCCGCTTTCGGGTCTGATCGCGAGTGGATCGCTGGTTACTCTGATCGGGTTGCTGGTAATGGCCAGCCTGTCCTGGTTGTATCTGTTTGGACTGGCGTCCGATATGGCCGCGATGTCCCCGGGCATGATGGCCTTCAAGCATTGGACACCGGAGTATTTCGTTCTGATGGTGGTGATGTGGGGTGTCATGATGGTGGCGATGATGACACCCAGCGCCGCCCCGATGGTCCTGCTGTATCGGCAGGTGGCGCGAAAGAATCATCTCGCCGGCGCCATGCTGGGTACGGCATTGTTCGCCGGTGGTTATCTTTTTGTCTGGATGCTCTTCAGCATTCTGGCGACCGCCCTGCAGTGGTTGCTGGAGGAGTGGGCGTTGCTCAGCCCCCAGATGCGCAGTCAGAACCAGGTGTTCAGCGGCGTTGTACTGATTGCCGCCGGCGTCTATCAGTTTACCGCACTCAAACAGGCCTGCCTGCGTCGCTGTCGAGGCCCGTTGGTCTTCATCACCCGGTACTGGAGATCCGGGCTGTGGGGGGCGTTTGAGATGGGTATTCGCCACGGAGCCTACTGTGTGGGCTGTTGTGCCGCGTTGATGGCGTTGCTGTTCGTGGGCGGGGTTATGGATCTCAGTGTGATCGCGGCGATAGCGGGGGTGGTGTTGCTGGAAAAACTCATGCCGGGGGGGGATTGGCTGGCGAGGGGAATTGGCGCCCTCGCCATCGCTCTGGGTGTGATTCTGATGGTGGGGGGACCCTTCACCGCTTTCCGGTGA
- a CDS encoding DUF1326 domain-containing protein, which produces MDKVDWRIKGLEFVNCNCDLGCPCQFMGRPSHGDCEAFAAVKIEDGYFGDTRLDDLSFAMTLKWPGAIHEGNGTAQAFVDERASPEQREALMAILSGETSEPGATFFNVFASTMTKMHDPVFCPIQIDCDVEARKASVRVADLVEASGTPILSPIDGSEHRARIDLPHGFEYAVAEVATGRTSAHADIPMELNASHSHLSHLDIGPKGVYH; this is translated from the coding sequence ATGGACAAAGTAGATTGGCGTATAAAGGGGTTGGAATTTGTAAACTGCAATTGCGATTTGGGGTGCCCGTGCCAGTTCATGGGGCGGCCGTCCCACGGCGACTGCGAAGCGTTTGCTGCGGTGAAGATTGAAGACGGGTATTTCGGAGATACGCGTCTGGATGATCTGTCCTTTGCCATGACTCTGAAGTGGCCGGGGGCCATTCATGAGGGCAATGGCACGGCACAGGCCTTTGTCGATGAGCGGGCCAGTCCGGAACAACGGGAAGCACTGATGGCCATCCTGTCGGGCGAAACATCCGAACCGGGCGCCACGTTTTTCAATGTCTTTGCCAGCACTATGACGAAGATGCACGATCCGGTGTTCTGTCCGATCCAGATCGATTGTGACGTTGAGGCCAGGAAGGCGTCGGTTCGGGTGGCGGATCTGGTTGAAGCCAGCGGCACGCCCATTCTGAGTCCGATAGATGGCTCTGAACACCGGGCACGCATCGATCTTCCGCACGGTTTCGAGTACGCCGTGGCCGAGGTGGCGACGGGGCGCACCAGTGCTCACGCGGACATTCCGATGGAGCTCAATGCCAGCCACAGTCACCTGTCACACCTGGATATCGGGCCCAAGGGGGTTTATCACTAA
- a CDS encoding alkane 1-monooxygenase translates to MLEKVPSRIMIALKKVLFLLVFAVAMLPYDAWQTMQETGQWNLYAWWPLFVIFGIVPIVDHLVGTDSSNPSDDEVARLSGQRWYSFLTLMVVPAQLAVLAFGAWVFANTDRFSLVGQVGWILSCGIVSAILSINVGHELIHRRNRLENWAGGLLYASVCYAGFKVEHLRGHHVTVSTPEDASSARYGQSLYRFLPHAYLHNVLNAWKLEAARLGQLGLPALHWRNELIWWNTISVCFAVASAVFFGWAGLVFYLGVSWMSFTTLEIINYVEHYGLHRRKLPNGRYERTTPAHSWNSNYLITNMGLFHLQRHSDHHAFPARRYQVLRHYDGAPQLPTGYTGMYLLALIPPLWFRVMNPRVRAYYQGEEWQLSAKQFEQSARLTEPASMG, encoded by the coding sequence ATGCTGGAGAAGGTGCCGTCCCGGATCATGATCGCCCTAAAGAAAGTGCTGTTTTTGCTGGTGTTTGCGGTGGCCATGCTGCCCTATGATGCCTGGCAGACGATGCAGGAAACCGGACAGTGGAACCTTTACGCCTGGTGGCCGTTGTTCGTGATCTTCGGAATCGTTCCCATCGTTGATCACCTCGTGGGAACGGACTCTTCGAATCCCTCGGACGACGAGGTTGCCCGTCTCTCCGGCCAGCGCTGGTATTCGTTTCTGACCCTGATGGTGGTGCCGGCGCAACTGGCGGTGCTGGCATTCGGCGCCTGGGTGTTCGCCAATACCGATCGGTTCTCGCTGGTCGGGCAGGTGGGCTGGATACTGTCCTGCGGGATTGTCAGCGCCATTCTCTCTATCAATGTTGGCCATGAGCTGATTCACCGACGGAACCGGCTCGAAAACTGGGCCGGAGGCCTGCTGTACGCATCGGTCTGCTATGCCGGATTCAAGGTGGAGCATCTGCGTGGACACCACGTGACTGTCTCCACGCCGGAAGATGCGTCATCCGCCCGTTACGGGCAAAGTCTTTACCGCTTCCTGCCCCATGCCTATCTCCACAATGTCCTCAATGCCTGGAAGCTGGAAGCGGCTCGTCTGGGCCAGCTCGGTCTGCCCGCACTGCACTGGCGCAATGAGCTGATCTGGTGGAATACCATCAGCGTTTGCTTTGCCGTGGCCTCGGCAGTGTTTTTCGGCTGGGCGGGGCTGGTGTTTTACCTCGGGGTGAGCTGGATGAGTTTCACGACCCTGGAGATCATCAACTATGTGGAACATTACGGTTTGCACCGTCGCAAGCTGCCGAATGGCCGTTATGAGCGCACCACCCCGGCGCACTCCTGGAACAGCAATTACCTGATCACCAATATGGGCCTGTTTCACCTCCAGCGACATTCCGACCACCACGCTTTTCCCGCCCGGCGATATCAGGTCTTGCGCCACTACGATGGCGCACCGCAATTACCGACCGGCTACACCGGGATGTACCTGCTGGCACTCATCCCGCCGCTGTGGTTCCGGGTGATGAATCCGCGGGTCCGTGCCTATTACCAGGGGGAGGAGTGGCAGCTTTCCGCCAAGCAGTTTGAACAGTCGGCCCGTCTCACGGAGCCGGCGTCGATGGGCTGA